From the Jilunia laotingensis genome, the window TACATTGAAAAACGATCGGAGACTGATAGCCAACAGCCGGAAGCAGTTGCAGAGCAATCGGGATGTGTTTCTGTTCAATACGAAATTGCAGGCTACGCAGCAGAACAGTGCGATTTTGTCGATGCGTAAGCAGATGCAGGATGATGATGAAATTATCAGACTGCGAACGAATATACGGAAAGCTGCCGAAGCGAAGGTGGCAAACGGTACACTTACGGTAACGGATTTGTTGCGTGAAATCACATCGGAGAGCATGGCAAAGCAGACGAAAGCTTTGCACGAGGTACAACTGTTGATGAATATATGGAAACTCAAATATACAATAAACGAATAAAATAGACTTGTTATGAAAACAATAAAACTGATAGGATATGTTTTGGGGGTATCACTTTTGACAGCTTGTGGAGGAGGATTGCCCGCCTATGATGCTACGGGTACGTTTGAAACGACTGAAGTCCTGGTCTCTTCCGAAGCGGCTGGCAGATTACTCCGTTTTGATATCGAGGAGGGCAGTGTGTTGCAAGCCGGTGAGCAGGTAGGATTGGTGGATACGGTGCAACTGTTTCTGAAAAAAAGGCAACTGGAAGCAAGTGTGAAGTCAGTGGAGGGACAAAGACCGGATGTCCTGAAACAAGTTGCCGCCATCAAGGAACAAATTGCCACGGCAGAAAGAGAGAAACACCGGGTGGAGAATCTGTTAAAGGCAGGTGCTGCCAATCAGAAGCAACTGGATGATGCAGATGCTCAATTGGAAGTGTTGAGAAAGCAATTGATTGCTCAGGGATCGACGTTATTGAATAGCCGGGAAAGTCTGACATGGCAAAGTTCCTCTGTCGGAATACAGGTGGCGCAGATAGAAGACCAATTGATGAAATGCCATATCATTTCTCCCATCAACGGGACGGTATTGGCGAAATATGCCGAAGCCGGGGAGTTGGCTGCAATGGGGAAGCCTTTGTTTAAAGTGGCGGACATGGATCAGATGTATATACGCGCCTATATAACGTCAGAGCAGTTGGCAAAGGTGAAATTGGGGCAGAATGTGACCGTTTATTCAGATTATGGGAATGATGAACGGAAAGAGTATCCGGGCGTGGTGACATGGATATCCGATCGCTCGGAGTTTACCCCCAAGACGATATTGACCAAGGACGAACGTGCCAATCTGGTTTATGCCGTTAAGATTGCGGTCAAGAATGACGGTTTCCTCAAAATCGGAATGTACGGAGGGGTCAAGTTTGAATGAGAATAAATGGATCGAAGGAATGGAAGCTGCAATAACAGTTGATCACATCAGCAAGCGGTATGGCAAAGTGGAGGCATTGAAAGAGGTCTCGTTATCTGTCAGACCGGGAGAAATATTCGGGCTAATCGGGCCGGACGGGGCGGGGAAGAGTACACTCTTTCGTATACTCACCACTTTGTTGTTGCCCGATAGGGGTACGGCTGTAGTCGGTGGATGTGATGTGGTGAAAGAATATAAAGAAATCCGTCAGCGGGTAGGTTATATGCCCGGCCGGTTCTCTCTCTATCAAGATCTGACAGTGGAGGAGAATCTGAATTTTTTTGCAACTGTTTTTAATACTACCATTGAGGAGAATTACGATCTGGTGAAAGATATATATCAGCAGATCGAGCCTTTTCGCAAACGCCGTGCCGGAGCTTTGTCCGGGGGAATGAAACAAAAGCTGGCATTGAGTTGCGCCCTTATTCATAAACCGGATATCTTGTTCCTCGATGAACCGACTACAGGAGTAGATCCGGTTTCAAGGAAAGAGTTCTGGGAAATGTTGCATCGGCTGAAAGAACAGGGGATAACCATTATCGCTTCAACTCCGATAATGGATGAGGCCCGGCAGTGCGACCGTATCGCTTTTATCAATGAAGGGCAGATACACGGGATAGATACACCGGAAAGAATCCTGCAACGATTTGCCTCCATACTTTGTCCGCCCGGATTGGAACGGGGAGAAACAGGATACCAGAATGAATACGTGATTGAAGTGGATGGTTTATGCAAGTGCTTTGGCAGTTTTACTGCCGTAGATCATATTTCATTTAAGGTAAAGCGTGGCGAGATCTTCGGCTTTTTGGGAGCCAACGGAGCTGGTAAGACCACTGCCATGCGTATGCTTTGCGGATTGAGCAAGCCTACTTCCGGAACGGGGCGTGTGGCGGGATTCGACCTCTCTACCCAATCGGAAGAGGTGAAAAAGAACATAGGTTATATGAGCCAGAAATTTTCACTTTATGAGGATTTGAAAGTCTGGGAGAACATCCGACTTTTTGCCGGCATTTACGGTATGAAAGAGAAAGAGATTGAAATAAAAACCGATGAGTTGCTCGATCGCCTCGGATTTGCCTCGGAACGGGATACGTTGGTAAAAAGCCTCCCTTTGGGATGGAAGCAGAAACTTGCGTTCTCCGTTTCTATATTTCACGAACCCCGGATTGTGTTTCTTGATGAACCTACGGGCGGGGTGGACCCGGCTACGAGGCGACAATTCTGGGAATTGATCTATCAGGCGGCAGACCGTGGAATTACTGTTTTTGTGACGACTCATTACATGGATGAGGCTGAGTATTGCAACCGGGTTTCTATCATGGTGGATGGCCGCATCGAGGCACTCGATACACCGAATAAACTGAGAGAGCAGTTTCATGCTGCAACAATGGATGACGTATTTCAACAACTGGCCCGTAAGGCCGTTCGTAAAGCCGATTGACGCTTATGAAACAGTTTATAGCTTTTGTAAGAAAAGAATTTTATCATATCTTCCGTGACCGGCGTACCATGCTTATCTTGCTGGGGATGCCTGTTGTGCAAATCATACTCTTTGGTTTTGCTATTTCTACGGAAGTAAGGAATGTCCGCGTGGCTGTACTCGATCCGTCGAATGACGTGATGACTCGCCGGATCATCGATCAGTTGGAAGCGAGTGAATATTTCAAAATAGAACGGTTGGTGCATTCCCCGGAAGAATTGGAGACCGTCTTCAGGGAGGGCGATGCGGACATGGCTGTGGTATTCAGCCCGCAGTTCATGGATGATATGTACAGCGGGGATGCTCAAGTCCAGCTTGTGGCGGATGCGACCGATCCCAATATGGCTACTACGCGGACAAATTATGCTTCGGGTGTCATAGCCTCCGTACAACAGGAGATGCTACGGGAGATACTTTCAAAGTCCCAAGCCGCTTCGATGTCATCCGGAGTTTCTGCCGTCTCCTCTTCGGGTGGTACATTAGTGCCTGATTTGAAATTATTGTATAATCCGCAGATGAAGAGTACATATAACTTTGTTCCCGGGGTGATGGGGCTTATTCTGATGTTGATCTGTGCCATGATGACCTCTATCTCCATTGTCCGTGAGAAAGAAACGGGGACTATGGAAATATTGCTTGTGTCACCTGTGCGCCCTTTGTTTGTGATACTTTCCAAAGCGGTGCCCTATTTTGTCTTGTCTTTTGTCAATCTTGTGACGATACTTTTACTGTCCGTTTACGTGTTGGAAGTTCCGGTGGCGGGCAGTCTGTTCTGGTTGATAGCCGTATCGCTGCTTTTTATATTTGTTTCATTGGCATTGGGATTGCTTATCTCGTCTGTGACCCGGACACAGGTGGCGGCTATGCTGGCTTCGGGGCTGATACTGATGATGCCGACAATGATCCTTTCCGGAATGATTTTCCCGATAGAAAGTATGCCTTTGGTGCTACAAGGGATTTCTGCCATCCTTCCGGCACGTTGGTATATTCAGGCAGTGCGCAAACTGATGATCGAGGGAGTTGATGTTACTTTGGTGATGCAAGAGATCGGAATCCTGGCATTGATGGCGGTGGTACTGATCACTATTAGTTTTAAGAAGTTTAAAAACAGATTGGAATGATAAAGTTTCTCATTGAAAAAGAATTTAAGCAGTTGTTCCGTAACTCTTTCTTGCCGCGGCTCATCCTGCTCTTTCCCTGTATGATAATGATTCTCATGCCTTGGGCTATGAATCTGGAAATCCGTAACGTAGCCTTGAATATCGTTGATAATGATCATACCACGACTTCCCGCAGGCTGGTTGAGAAGATAGCTGCCTCCAGCTATTTCCGCTTGACGGGGCTTCCGGATTCTTATTCCGAAGCTCTCCGGAATGTAGAAGCGGGGAATGCCGATCTTATCCTTGAGATTCCCCGGGATATGGAACGTGAATTTATGAATGGCAATTCAGCTCATGTACTGGTTGCCGCAAATGCGGTTAACGGTACGAAAGGCGGACTCGGAGGTGCATATCTTTCAACGATTGTTAATGAATATGCCCTGCAACTGCAAGAAGAAATGCCGCAAAATGTCCAGACTACTTTCGTTACAAATGGGAAACTGCCGATAGAGTTGTCCACTCTGAATCTTTTTAATCCGAACCTGAATTATAAACTGTTTATGATTCCCGCGTTAATGGTGATGCTCCTTACCCTTATTTGCGGTTTTCTTCCTGCCCTCAATGTGGTTGGGGAAAAGGAGGCAGGTACTATCGAGCAGATTAATGTAACACCGGTTTCCCGTTTTACTTTCATTATTGCCAAATTATTGCCGTACTGGATTATCGGTTTTGTTGTACTTACCATCTGTTTTCTTCTAGCCTGGTTGCTTTATGGGATTGTGCCCGTTGGTAACTTGGGGCTAATTTACTTTTTTTCCGTGCTATTTGTATTGGCGATGTCCGGGCTTGGGCTGGTTATTTCCAATCATTCGGCAACGATGCAGCAGGCGATGTTCGTCATGTGGTTTTGTATGCTGATCTTGATTCTGATGAGTGGTTTATTCACTCCCATTAGCAGTATGCCCGGATGGGCGCAGGCAATTACAGTTCTGAACCCGTTGAAATATCTGATGGAGGTCATGCGCATGGTATTTCTGAAGGGAAGTAGCCTCATGGATTTGTTGCCTCAACTATTCGCTTTACTGCTCTTTGCAACAGTTTTGAATTTTTGGGCGGTGATGAGTTATAAGAAAAGGATGTAGCCTGATGCAGGATAACTCGAAATATAGAATTGACGAATTGTCATTTTGTTTTTTAGAAGTGCTGTCAGTGCGAAAATTACGTTCTGGTGTAGGCTTGTTGTAGAAGAATGGATTGTAGGACAGTTAGAATTTTCCCATGTGTCATTGAAATGACATATACAGGCTCCCTTTTTGCGAATTGTCATGTCATCTTGTTCTAAAAGTAAAATGATGTCGCCATTTCTATTTCTTATTGTTATATTTGATTGTACCAGTTTGTGGAAGTAGTTAGAAGAAAACGAGCAAGCGAATTTTCTTTTTTATACATTTCAAGCCCTCATTTATTGGAAAAGGATACTTTGTCTGAAGGAGATAGTAGTTCCATCTGATGAAAATTAATATTTTATTTGTTGGAAATGGTAGTTTCATCTATCGGAAATAGCTATTTTGTCTGATAAAAATGACTGTTTTTACCCTTTTTTCATGTGATTTATTAGGGGAAAGCTCCTTGTTTGGTGCTATTTCGTCTCTTTTAGAAAACAGTGTGGTTAGTAAAATACAGGGAAAAAGACTATATTGTTGTAAAGTAGTGTCTTTCTGTGTCTTTTTGAATGTGGCAGATGTTGAACTCAAAGTGCGTAGGAGGGAAATATACAGGCTGAATATAAATAAAAGCATATCGTCACATTGAAAAGTGAACAACTAATAAGTGAACAGTTTACTCTGGTACAAATAAAAGGGACTGACTAAAACAGCTCTTCTAAACTAATTCCTCTACAGATATTTATAGAAGAATCTTTATCAGAGTTCTTTTTTTAGTCAATCCCTAAGTGACGTTATCGTAGATTCTGTCTTTTAATTATTTTATCTCGATGGTTCTTTCAGCTTTCTTGACTTCTTCTTCGCTGAGTTTAGGTAATTCAATTGTCAACACACCATTTTCTACTTGGGCGGATATCTTTTCTTTATCGACATTCTCCGGAAGAATCATGGTTTGCTGGAATTTGGAGTATGAGAATTCGCGACGAAGATAGCGACCGTCCTTCTTATCCTCTTTGTCTTCTATCTTTTTCTCCATAGAAATAACAAGATTGTTATCCTCATCGATACGGATGTTGAAATCTCCCTTAGTCATTCCCGGAGCAGCAACTTCTACTTTGTATCCATTTTCTGTTTCGATTACATTGATAGCTGGTGCGGTTGCGTTGGCTTTAGCCATCCATTCATTATCAAAGAAATCATTGAAAATACTTGGTAACCAGTTTTGAGTTCTTCTAACAGGCATCATAATTTTAATCTCCTATTTTTAAATTAAACAATCAGTTAATTATAGAACTCTTGCTTCCTTTCAGGAGCTTTGTTCGATAATTTAAGTGCAAAACATATGCCAGTGCATTTTTGTTCCTGTATTTGACTATTTGTCATTAATCAGGTGCCAATATTTCACTTTTTATGCCATTATGTAACTGATATTTGTTTATTTTATATAAGTAGGTGGATTTTTGATGCTATTTATCACTTGATGAGCTTGAATCTCATTCGTAGAACTTTCCGTTCTTCATCATAATCATAACTAATGATTTTGAATGTCCCGATCTCTGATGTGTTTTCGACATGTTGGCCGATACATGCGCAGGCATCGTAATCTCCGATCCGGACGATTCGTAATGTTTCGCTGGCATCTTCAGGTAACTTGCTAAGATCGACAATCTTCTTAGCATCTTCCTGTGGCATAAACTCGATGGTAACAGGAAGATTTTGTCTTATGACTTCATTTACCTTATCTTCTATGGCCTGTATCTGTTCATCGCTCGGGCACGTTGAGAGTTCGTAATCACATTTACTCTTCTTCTTCTCAATATGAGCATTCCTCGAGCGAGGGCATCCGAAGGTTTTTACCATAGTGGCATTAAGTAAATGTTCTGTTGTATGCATAGGAGGATACTCCTGCTTGTTGTGGTCGTTGAGTTGTGGTTGTTGTTCCATAAATTATTTCAATAACTTTTTATTATTAATATCTTCAAGAATACTCATTTGTTGAATAGCAATCTGATTTAATTTAATAAGTCTGTCTTTGGGGGTAGACCTTCATTAATAAATACTGCATTTAGGTTTTCCATGTTTGATAAACAGATTAGCTCATTGATAGAAGCATAATCACGAATATTTCCTTTCAAATCGGGATGTAGTTCCCGCCACTCTACTGCTGTCATGCCAAACATAGCTACATTAAGTATGTCTGCTTCGCTGGCGTAGATTTTAGATGCTTGTTGAGGGGTTACTTCTTTGGGAATCAGATTTTGCTTTATAGCATCTGTATGGATATGATAATTTATTTTAGACAGTTCTCGTTTGGCAGACCATTTAATCTGAACTTGTTCTTGTTCTTTGAGTCGTTGGAATTCAATAGCACTGGTTGTTTCTATCCATTTTTGTGGTGACAGAGTAAATGCATTTAAACCTGCTGCTTTTCTAACCCCCTCGAATTCGAGGGGGTTAAAATTGGGATTATACAATGTTTCCCATAATCCTAAATATTCAATAGTCATTCTATTACGTAGCCAATTGGCAATAACGGCATTGGAATCTGTTGTCTTGTATTTAGCTATATCGGTTAGGGAAATGTAATCTGTATCGTTGATTTTTAAAATAGTAACGTCTGTCTTCTGAACTGTTATCTTTGCCATACTCTAATTTTTTAGTAAAGGTAAAGTTATATTTTGAAATAAAGAAATGGTGTATAACTTTTTATTCAGGCTGTGCTAAATTCAAAAGGAATATCTTTATGTGTGTATGTTCCTATTACTATTTATGCGTAAAATGGTAGGGTTGTATTGAGTTTTACAATATTTTAGAAACACCTAATATATAGGTATAAAAAAAGGAGTACCGCTGTACTCCAACCTTTGTTAACCTTAAATCTAATACTATGAAAAACACAATGCAAAGGTACGTATTCTTATGAAAATAGCAAATCTTATCTTAAAAAAGAGATGGCTTATAACTTTTATTTAAAAATAAAACGAATATTGAAGCTTTATTAAGTGTTTTACTTATGACTTCGAAGCAATTCGGGCTTATATTCATTAGGGTCTAATCGCTCCATTTCTCTTTCATAAGGTTTTCCAGTTTCAAGAGTTCATCTCTATATTGTGCTGCTTCGATGAACTCCAACTTTTTAGCCGCTTCGTGCATAAGTTTACGGGTACGTTCGATACTCTTCTGCATCTGAGCCTTAGTCATATATTGTACCACAGGATCGGCAGCTATATTGGGATTTGATGGCTCTACATAGGCATGTCTTTCTTTCAAAACTTCATTAGCTTCGGCATTGCTTCCACCGAATACCGAGAGATTGCGTGCTTTTTTAATCTGTTGTGGGGTAATACCATTGACTTCGTTATAGGCAAGCTGTTTTTCACGGCGCCGATTGGTCTCATCGATGGTAAGTTTCATGCTGTCTGTTATTTTATCTGCATACATGATTACTTTTCCATTCACGTTTCGGGCAGCACGTCCCGCAGTCTGAGTCAATGAACGGTGAGAACGAAGAAAACCTTCTTTATCAGCATCAAGAATAGCGACAAGCGATACTTCCGGTAAATCGAGTCCTTCGCGCAGCAGGTTCACACCGATTAATACATCATAAACACCTTGACGAAGATCATCCATGATCTTCACACGTTCCAGTGTGTCGACATCGCTGTGGATGTAGTTGCAACGAACATTATTGTTGAGAAGGTATTCGGTCAGTTCTTCCGCCATG encodes:
- a CDS encoding HlyD family secretion protein; translated protein: MKTIKLIGYVLGVSLLTACGGGLPAYDATGTFETTEVLVSSEAAGRLLRFDIEEGSVLQAGEQVGLVDTVQLFLKKRQLEASVKSVEGQRPDVLKQVAAIKEQIATAEREKHRVENLLKAGAANQKQLDDADAQLEVLRKQLIAQGSTLLNSRESLTWQSSSVGIQVAQIEDQLMKCHIISPINGTVLAKYAEAGELAAMGKPLFKVADMDQMYIRAYITSEQLAKVKLGQNVTVYSDYGNDERKEYPGVVTWISDRSEFTPKTILTKDERANLVYAVKIAVKNDGFLKIGMYGGVKFE
- a CDS encoding ATP-binding cassette domain-containing protein, producing MEAAITVDHISKRYGKVEALKEVSLSVRPGEIFGLIGPDGAGKSTLFRILTTLLLPDRGTAVVGGCDVVKEYKEIRQRVGYMPGRFSLYQDLTVEENLNFFATVFNTTIEENYDLVKDIYQQIEPFRKRRAGALSGGMKQKLALSCALIHKPDILFLDEPTTGVDPVSRKEFWEMLHRLKEQGITIIASTPIMDEARQCDRIAFINEGQIHGIDTPERILQRFASILCPPGLERGETGYQNEYVIEVDGLCKCFGSFTAVDHISFKVKRGEIFGFLGANGAGKTTAMRMLCGLSKPTSGTGRVAGFDLSTQSEEVKKNIGYMSQKFSLYEDLKVWENIRLFAGIYGMKEKEIEIKTDELLDRLGFASERDTLVKSLPLGWKQKLAFSVSIFHEPRIVFLDEPTGGVDPATRRQFWELIYQAADRGITVFVTTHYMDEAEYCNRVSIMVDGRIEALDTPNKLREQFHAATMDDVFQQLARKAVRKAD
- a CDS encoding ABC transporter permease, whose protein sequence is MKQFIAFVRKEFYHIFRDRRTMLILLGMPVVQIILFGFAISTEVRNVRVAVLDPSNDVMTRRIIDQLEASEYFKIERLVHSPEELETVFREGDADMAVVFSPQFMDDMYSGDAQVQLVADATDPNMATTRTNYASGVIASVQQEMLREILSKSQAASMSSGVSAVSSSGGTLVPDLKLLYNPQMKSTYNFVPGVMGLILMLICAMMTSISIVREKETGTMEILLVSPVRPLFVILSKAVPYFVLSFVNLVTILLLSVYVLEVPVAGSLFWLIAVSLLFIFVSLALGLLISSVTRTQVAAMLASGLILMMPTMILSGMIFPIESMPLVLQGISAILPARWYIQAVRKLMIEGVDVTLVMQEIGILALMAVVLITISFKKFKNRLE
- a CDS encoding ABC transporter permease encodes the protein MIKFLIEKEFKQLFRNSFLPRLILLFPCMIMILMPWAMNLEIRNVALNIVDNDHTTTSRRLVEKIAASSYFRLTGLPDSYSEALRNVEAGNADLILEIPRDMEREFMNGNSAHVLVAANAVNGTKGGLGGAYLSTIVNEYALQLQEEMPQNVQTTFVTNGKLPIELSTLNLFNPNLNYKLFMIPALMVMLLTLICGFLPALNVVGEKEAGTIEQINVTPVSRFTFIIAKLLPYWIIGFVVLTICFLLAWLLYGIVPVGNLGLIYFFSVLFVLAMSGLGLVISNHSATMQQAMFVMWFCMLILILMSGLFTPISSMPGWAQAITVLNPLKYLMEVMRMVFLKGSSLMDLLPQLFALLLFATVLNFWAVMSYKKRM
- a CDS encoding Hsp20/alpha crystallin family protein, with amino-acid sequence MMPVRRTQNWLPSIFNDFFDNEWMAKANATAPAINVIETENGYKVEVAAPGMTKGDFNIRIDEDNNLVISMEKKIEDKEDKKDGRYLRREFSYSKFQQTMILPENVDKEKISAQVENGVLTIELPKLSEEEVKKAERTIEIK